The proteins below are encoded in one region of Serratia symbiotica:
- a CDS encoding tyrosine-type recombinase/integrase, translating into MALTDIKIRNTKPSVKAVKLTDGLGMYLLIHPNGSKYWRMQYRFGGKQKTLALGVYPAISLSDARQRRDEAKKLLAKGSDPVMKKQDDKRENSGIYSFESVARQWHAGNKKWSEEYKGKILRTLETYLFPVIGNRHIAELKTRDLLVPIKAVEDKGFNEVAVRLQQRTTAIMRYAVQQGILDYNPAQEMSGAITTGKRAHRPALPFERYHEFLERIDGYRGRLLTRLAVKLTLLTFIRSSELRFAHWSEIDFKKSLWTIPGERTALPGVKNAHRGAKMKTPHLVPLSRQAITILKEIQEISGDHDFIFIGDHYADKPMSENTVNKALRTMGYDTQKEVCGHGFRTMACSSLIESGLWSKDAVERQMSHQERNNVRAAYIHQAEHLDERRLMLQWWADFLDANREGMVRPFEFARKH; encoded by the coding sequence GTGGCGCTTACTGATATAAAAATAAGAAATACAAAGCCTTCCGTGAAAGCCGTCAAACTTACGGACGGCCTCGGTATGTATCTGCTCATACACCCCAACGGCTCAAAATACTGGCGCATGCAGTACCGTTTTGGCGGTAAGCAAAAAACTCTGGCACTTGGCGTTTATCCTGCCATCTCTTTATCTGATGCAAGGCAACGCCGTGACGAAGCAAAAAAGCTGCTGGCGAAAGGAAGCGACCCTGTTATGAAGAAGCAGGACGACAAACGGGAAAACAGCGGCATTTATTCGTTTGAATCGGTCGCCAGACAATGGCATGCGGGCAATAAAAAATGGTCAGAAGAATACAAAGGAAAAATTCTGCGTACGCTGGAAACCTATCTTTTTCCGGTAATCGGCAATCGCCATATCGCAGAACTAAAAACCCGCGACCTGTTGGTGCCGATAAAAGCGGTTGAGGATAAGGGTTTTAATGAAGTGGCTGTGCGTCTTCAACAGCGTACCACCGCCATTATGCGTTACGCCGTTCAACAGGGCATTCTTGATTACAATCCTGCTCAGGAAATGTCAGGTGCGATTACCACAGGTAAACGCGCTCACCGTCCCGCCCTGCCCTTTGAACGATACCACGAGTTTTTAGAACGTATTGACGGTTACCGTGGACGATTACTTACCCGGCTGGCTGTGAAACTTACCCTGCTGACCTTTATTCGTTCCAGCGAACTACGTTTCGCACACTGGTCTGAAATTGATTTTAAAAAATCGTTATGGACGATACCAGGTGAGCGTACAGCACTACCGGGCGTAAAAAACGCACATCGTGGAGCCAAAATGAAAACCCCGCACCTGGTTCCACTTAGCAGGCAGGCCATTACCATCCTGAAAGAAATACAGGAAATCAGTGGCGACCATGATTTCATTTTTATCGGCGACCACTATGCCGACAAACCCATGAGTGAAAACACGGTCAACAAAGCACTACGCACTATGGGCTACGACACGCAGAAAGAGGTCTGCGGTCATGGTTTTCGCACAATGGCATGCAGTTCACTTATTGAGTCAGGTTTATGGTCAAAAGACGCTGTGGAACGGCAGATGAGCCATCAGGAACGGAATAATGTACGCGCTGCTTACATCCATCAGGCCGAACATCTGGATGAGCGCAGGCTTATGCTGCAATGGTGGGCTGATTTTCTGGATGCTAACCGGGAAGGTATGGTCAGGCCGTTTGAGTTTGCACGGAAGCATTAA
- the traD gene encoding conjugal transfer protein TraD, which translates to MERKDLRQLLASAQQELNRLTTKEKALSRKEKTHRKIVLGGEVAKYLGLDVDQDMLVGFLITCAGLTEEQRKRFISNGARARENENMKKEQKNKISTVKSKREKQQVGTVDPELKNDDSIQGNKETENGLNLRYQSRFSSMLGKAIDKEK; encoded by the coding sequence ATGGAAAGAAAAGATTTACGTCAACTATTAGCATCAGCACAACAGGAACTGAACAGATTGACCACAAAAGAAAAGGCACTGAGCCGTAAAGAGAAAACGCACAGGAAAATTGTGCTGGGAGGTGAGGTTGCAAAGTATCTTGGGCTGGACGTTGATCAGGATATGTTGGTGGGTTTTCTTATTACTTGTGCCGGGCTGACAGAAGAACAACGCAAAAGGTTCATAAGTAACGGGGCCAGAGCCAGAGAAAATGAAAATATGAAAAAAGAGCAGAAAAATAAAATTTCAACAGTAAAAAGTAAACGAGAGAAACAGCAAGTCGGAACAGTAGATCCTGAATTAAAAAATGATGATTCAATACAAGGAAATAAGGAAACGGAAAATGGACTGAATCTGCGTTACCAGAGCCGTTTTTCTTCCATGCTGGGAAAGGCAATAGACAAAGAAAAATAA
- the mobQ gene encoding MobQ family relaxase: MAIFHLSFSMLKRSAGKSSCYLAAYNARERIEDMRTGEVYDYSYRSDLFHHCILAPEHTPFNFIKNSTVLWNEIEKVEKRKDAQLSRYFDIAIPVELDNDAKIALIENYCKRNFVSKGMIADISFHDLDGHNPHAHVMLTLREITPQGFGNKNRSWNEHDLMDEWRASWSRMSNRALERVGSRSRMDHRSLAAQREEAIALAKAAQETGRQDIANEQLAKAIELNRPALTRIDRKSWHTKRAKALRAAEQVQAAQTKQAANDFRQLFNSDVGHLMTVNLNTFRIETVKAKPTQQQPVLVMPERKRHFKPAEIKPKDMSLYYGVKPKMATLPLLRRKRKINLQKLYDFIETFVSVLIKRPTKETQPEPATGTVPNPAVPDPLDEVMIDPVTKLKITKRQWEAMGTGNRSADVSKPTDANYIYDSKKKPVANEHNKTITFPPLPDDAENKNAQTRKITFKSVGRLSFKWKSNNI, translated from the coding sequence ATGGCAATATTTCATTTATCGTTTAGTATGCTCAAAAGATCCGCAGGCAAATCGTCCTGTTATCTTGCCGCATATAATGCAAGAGAAAGAATAGAAGACATGAGAACAGGAGAAGTGTACGATTATTCATATCGTTCCGACCTGTTCCATCACTGCATTCTTGCGCCAGAACACACACCTTTCAATTTTATTAAAAACTCTACTGTGTTGTGGAATGAAATTGAGAAAGTTGAAAAAAGGAAAGACGCCCAGCTCTCACGTTATTTTGATATCGCTATTCCTGTTGAACTTGATAACGATGCCAAAATCGCGTTGATTGAAAACTACTGCAAACGTAATTTTGTCAGTAAGGGCATGATTGCCGACATCTCTTTCCATGACCTTGACGGTCATAATCCACATGCTCATGTCATGCTTACTTTGCGTGAGATAACACCACAAGGTTTCGGCAACAAGAACAGAAGCTGGAACGAGCATGATTTGATGGATGAATGGCGTGCGTCATGGTCCAGAATGTCTAACCGTGCACTGGAACGTGTTGGTTCCAGAAGTCGTATGGATCACCGTTCTCTTGCTGCACAGCGTGAAGAAGCCATTGCTCTTGCGAAGGCAGCACAGGAAACGGGAAGACAGGATATCGCTAATGAACAACTGGCTAAGGCCATTGAGCTTAACCGCCCCGCGCTGACTCGAATAGACCGTAAATCATGGCACACCAAAAGAGCCAAAGCGTTACGTGCCGCAGAACAGGTGCAGGCAGCACAGACCAAACAAGCTGCTAACGATTTCAGGCAGTTGTTTAACAGTGATGTGGGTCATCTCATGACCGTCAACCTCAACACTTTCCGTATCGAGACGGTTAAGGCTAAACCTACACAACAGCAACCTGTACTTGTCATGCCAGAAAGAAAACGCCACTTTAAGCCTGCCGAGATTAAGCCAAAGGATATGTCCCTTTACTATGGTGTTAAGCCCAAAATGGCAACGCTACCGCTGTTAAGACGTAAGCGTAAGATAAATTTACAGAAGCTATATGATTTTATTGAAACTTTTGTGAGTGTGTTAATTAAGCGTCCGACGAAAGAAACTCAGCCAGAACCAGCTACGGGCACAGTGCCAAATCCGGCTGTTCCTGACCCGCTTGATGAAGTGATGATTGACCCTGTTACGAAATTGAAGATTACCAAGCGCCAATGGGAGGCTATGGGTACAGGAAATAGATCAGCAGATGTTTCCAAGCCTACGGATGCTAACTACATCTACGATTCTAAGAAGAAACCAGTAGCAAATGAACACAACAAGACTATTACCTTTCCGCCATTGCCAGATGATGCAGAAAACAAAAATGCTCAAACCAGAAAAATAACTTTTAAATCAGTAGGCAGATTGTCTTTCAAATGGAAAAGTAATAACATTTAA